The following are encoded together in the Streptomyces tsukubensis genome:
- a CDS encoding winged helix-turn-helix transcriptional regulator: protein MTVSAKFNVNRAMCPSRLILEHVTSRWGVLVLATLIERPYRFSELRRAVDKVSEKMLAQTLQTLERDGFVHRDAKPVIPPHVEYSLTRLGHEAAEQVWGLARWTERRVPDVVKAREAYDEGRG, encoded by the coding sequence ATGACAGTTAGTGCCAAGTTCAACGTAAACCGGGCGATGTGCCCCTCGCGGCTGATCCTGGAGCACGTGACCAGCCGATGGGGCGTCCTCGTTCTCGCCACGCTGATCGAGCGCCCCTACCGCTTCAGCGAGCTGCGCAGGGCCGTGGACAAGGTGAGCGAGAAGATGCTGGCCCAGACGTTGCAGACCCTGGAGCGCGACGGTTTCGTCCACCGTGACGCGAAGCCGGTGATCCCTCCGCACGTCGAGTACTCCCTGACGCGGCTCGGCCACGAGGCGGCCGAACAGGTGTGGGGCCTCGCCCGCTGGACGGAACGCCGCGTACCCGATGTGGTGAAGGCGCGCGAGGCGTACGACGAGGGGCGGGGCTGA
- a CDS encoding response regulator transcription factor — protein sequence MRVVIAEDSVLLREGLTRLLTDRGHDVVAGVGDGEALVKTVNDLAAQGELPDVVVADVRMPPTHTDEGVRAAVKLRKVHPELGVLVLSQYVEEQYATELLAGSSRGVGYLLKDRVAEVREFVDAVVRVAGGGTALDPEVVAQLLGRSRKQDVLAGLTPREREVLGLMAEGRTNSAIARALVVSDGAVEKHVSNIFLKLGLSPSDGDHRRVLAVLTYLNS from the coding sequence GTGCGCGTGGTCATCGCCGAGGATTCAGTGCTGCTCAGGGAGGGCCTGACCCGGCTTCTTACCGACCGTGGGCACGACGTCGTCGCGGGGGTCGGTGACGGTGAGGCACTGGTCAAGACGGTGAACGACCTGGCGGCGCAAGGTGAGTTGCCCGATGTGGTGGTCGCGGACGTACGGATGCCGCCGACCCACACCGACGAGGGTGTCCGGGCCGCGGTGAAGCTGCGCAAGGTCCATCCCGAGCTGGGGGTGCTGGTGCTCTCCCAGTACGTCGAGGAGCAGTACGCGACGGAGCTGCTGGCCGGTTCGAGCAGGGGCGTCGGGTATCTGCTGAAGGACCGGGTGGCCGAGGTCCGTGAATTCGTCGACGCGGTGGTCCGCGTGGCGGGCGGCGGGACGGCGCTGGACCCCGAGGTGGTGGCGCAGCTCCTGGGCCGCAGCCGGAAACAGGACGTTCTCGCGGGGCTGACCCCGCGAGAGCGGGAGGTGCTCGGGCTGATGGCTGAGGGCAGAACCAATTCGGCCATCGCGCGGGCGCTGGTCGTCAGCGACGGGGCGGTGGAGAAGCACGTGAGCAACATCTTCCTGAAGCTGGGGCTGTCCCCGAGCGACGGTGACCACCGCCGGGTACTGGCCGTACTGACGTATCTCAACTCCTAG
- a CDS encoding 2-oxoacid:ferredoxin oxidoreductase subunit beta: MTEALSLVPKAEAKQSMKDFKSDQEVRWCPGCGDYAVLAAVQGFMPELGLAKENIVFVSGIGCSSRFPYYMNTYGMHSIHGRAPAIATGLASSRRDLSVWVVTGDGDALSIGGNHLIHALRRNVNLKILLFNNRIYGLTKGQYSPTSELGKITKSTPMGSLDSPFNPVSLAIGAEASFVARTVDSDRQHLTGVLRAAADHPGTALVEIYQNCNIFNDGAFEVLKDKQQAQEAVIRLEHGRPIRFGADDSKGVVRDHTTGDLKVVTVTPENESDIVVHDAHSASPTTAFALSRLADPDTLHNTPIGVFRDIERPVYDTLMSDQLDAAVEREGKGDLGALLAGKDTWTVVG, translated from the coding sequence ATGACTGAGGCGCTGTCCCTCGTGCCCAAGGCCGAGGCCAAGCAGTCCATGAAGGACTTCAAATCCGACCAGGAAGTGCGCTGGTGCCCCGGCTGCGGTGACTACGCCGTCCTCGCCGCGGTCCAGGGTTTCATGCCGGAACTGGGGCTGGCGAAGGAGAACATCGTCTTCGTCTCCGGCATCGGCTGTTCCTCCCGCTTCCCGTACTACATGAACACGTACGGCATGCACTCCATCCACGGCCGCGCCCCGGCCATCGCCACCGGGCTGGCCTCCTCGCGCCGAGACCTGTCCGTGTGGGTCGTCACGGGTGACGGCGACGCGCTGTCCATCGGCGGCAATCACCTCATCCACGCCCTGCGCAGGAACGTCAACCTCAAGATCCTGCTGTTCAACAACCGGATCTACGGCCTGACGAAGGGCCAGTACTCGCCCACCTCCGAGCTCGGCAAGATCACCAAGTCGACGCCGATGGGTTCGCTGGACTCGCCCTTCAACCCCGTGTCCCTGGCCATCGGCGCGGAGGCGTCCTTCGTGGCCCGTACCGTCGACTCCGACCGTCAGCACCTGACCGGTGTGCTGCGGGCGGCGGCCGACCACCCGGGCACCGCGCTGGTGGAGATCTACCAGAACTGCAACATCTTCAACGACGGAGCCTTCGAGGTCCTGAAGGACAAACAGCAGGCGCAGGAGGCGGTGATCCGGCTTGAGCACGGCCGGCCGATCCGCTTCGGCGCCGACGACAGCAAGGGCGTCGTCCGCGACCACACCACAGGTGACCTGAAGGTCGTCACGGTCACCCCCGAGAACGAGTCCGACATCGTGGTCCACGACGCGCACTCCGCCTCCCCGACCACGGCGTTCGCACTCTCCAGGCTCGCCGACCCCGACACCCTGCACAACACACCCATCGGCGTCTTCCGCGACATCGAACGTCCGGTCTACGACACCCTGATGTCCGACCAGCTCGACGCCGCCGTCGAACGCGAGGGCAAGGGCGACCTCGGGGCCCTCCTCGCGGGCAAGGACACGTGGACGGTGGTGGGCTAG
- a CDS encoding LolA family protein translates to MAPYDSESGTRPESPEPRPNGRRKVTRYAVPAAVAGVAAATIGLVPALADTGDPSLPKISAHQLIEKIAASDAQQVSGTVKISTDLGLPSLAGSSLAPGMGGDSGGEGSSADPKAKLTELASGTHTLRVAADGPGKQKVSILENAAEYSLVHNGDDVWAYDSKSNEVVHTKAPKGDGKSAKDGDKGTGSHTGKLPESMPTTPKEMADEALKAAGDTTSVKVDGTAKVAGRDAYQLVIKPKQSGSTVDSIRVAVDADNGVPLKFSLLSTDGGKAVVDAGFTKVDFGKPSASTFDFQPPKGAKVTEGDDLKAREDAGKSLPKGSDGVDGLKDGKFGKDGKFGKDGKGAEGIAKDIKVTGKGWASIAQLKVPGGKGLPTSGSGDVPAEAQQLIDGLGDKVKGEFGSGTVFSTRLVNALITDDGTVYAGAVTKDALVKAANAAH, encoded by the coding sequence ATGGCACCGTACGATTCCGAATCCGGCACACGACCCGAGAGTCCCGAGCCGCGTCCGAACGGGCGGCGCAAGGTCACGCGCTACGCCGTTCCTGCCGCGGTCGCGGGGGTGGCCGCGGCGACGATCGGGCTCGTCCCGGCGCTCGCAGACACCGGCGACCCCAGTCTGCCGAAGATCAGCGCGCATCAGCTCATCGAGAAGATCGCGGCCTCGGACGCCCAGCAGGTGTCGGGCACCGTCAAGATCAGCACCGATCTGGGGCTGCCCTCGTTGGCCGGGTCGTCCCTCGCCCCCGGTATGGGCGGCGACAGCGGAGGGGAGGGCTCCTCGGCCGATCCGAAGGCCAAGCTGACGGAGCTGGCCAGCGGTACGCACACCCTGCGGGTGGCCGCGGACGGACCCGGGAAGCAGAAGGTGTCGATCCTGGAGAACGCCGCCGAGTACAGCCTCGTCCACAACGGTGACGACGTCTGGGCCTACGACAGCAAGTCGAACGAGGTCGTACACACCAAGGCCCCCAAGGGTGACGGCAAGTCGGCGAAGGACGGCGACAAGGGGACCGGCTCCCACACGGGCAAGCTCCCCGAGTCCATGCCGACCACGCCGAAGGAGATGGCGGACGAGGCGCTGAAGGCGGCGGGCGACACCACCTCGGTGAAGGTCGACGGGACCGCGAAGGTCGCGGGCAGGGACGCCTATCAGCTGGTGATCAAGCCGAAGCAGTCCGGTTCGACGGTCGACTCGATCCGTGTCGCGGTCGATGCCGACAACGGCGTACCGCTCAAGTTCAGCCTCCTGTCGACCGACGGTGGCAAGGCCGTGGTCGACGCGGGCTTCACCAAGGTCGACTTCGGCAAGCCCTCGGCCTCCACCTTCGACTTCCAGCCGCCCAAGGGCGCCAAGGTCACCGAGGGGGACGACCTCAAGGCGCGCGAGGACGCGGGGAAGAGCCTGCCCAAGGGCTCCGACGGCGTGGACGGCCTCAAGGACGGCAAGTTCGGCAAGGACGGCAAGTTCGGCAAGGACGGCAAGGGCGCCGAGGGCATCGCCAAGGACATCAAGGTCACCGGGAAGGGCTGGGCCTCCATCGCCCAGCTGAAGGTGCCTGGTGGCAAGGGGCTGCCCACCTCCGGATCCGGGGACGTCCCGGCCGAGGCGCAGCAGCTCATCGACGGGCTCGGCGACAAGGTGAAGGGCGAGTTCGGTTCCGGCACCGTCTTCTCGACCCGTCTGGTCAACGCGCTGATCACGGACGACGGCACGGTGTACGCGGGGGCGGTCACCAAGGACGCGCTGGTCAAGGCGGCCAACGCCGCTCACTGA
- a CDS encoding 2-oxoacid:acceptor oxidoreductase subunit alpha: MTSQVSSPAEQADGAVVDEQADGAVGGEHPDGAVGGERRSTAASENPGVGDKADGAADTTANGTAHDTAGDSADGTAGGKEVRKLDRVIIRFAGDSGDGMQLTGDRFTSETASFGNDLSTLPNFPAEIRAPAGTLPGVSSFQLHFADHDILTPGDAPNVLVAMNPAALKANIGDVPRGAEIIVNTDEFSKRAMAKVGYAASPLEDGSLAGYSVHPVPLTTLTVEALKGYDLSRKDAGRSKNMFALGLLSWMYHRPTEGTESFLRTKFAKKPEIAEANLTAFRAGWNFGETTEDFAVSYEVAPAASAFPTGTYRNISGNLALSYGLIAASQQADLPLYLGSYPITPASDILHELSRHKNFGVRTFQAEDEIAAIGAALGAAFGGSLAVTTTSGPGVALKSETIGLAVSLELPLLVVAIQRGGPSTGLPTKTEQADLLQAMYGRNGEAPVPIVAPRTPADCFDAAIEAARIALTYRTPVFLLSDGYLANGSEPWRIPEVDGLPDLKVRFASGPNHELADGTEVFWPYKRDPRTLARPWAVPGTPGLEHRIGGIEKQDGTGNISYDPANHDFMVRTRQAKIDGVKVPDIEVDDPDGDASLLVLGWGSTYGPITAAVRRLRVEGRTVAQAHLRHLNPMPANLGEVLKRYDKVVVPEMNLGQLARLLRAEYLVDAHSYNQVNGMPFKAEQLATALKEAIND; this comes from the coding sequence GTGACCAGCCAGGTCAGTAGTCCAGCCGAGCAGGCCGACGGAGCTGTCGTCGACGAACAGGCCGATGGAGCTGTCGGTGGCGAACACCCCGACGGAGCCGTCGGCGGCGAGCGGCGGTCCACGGCGGCGTCGGAGAACCCGGGCGTGGGCGACAAAGCGGACGGCGCGGCGGACACCACAGCGAACGGCACCGCACACGACACCGCGGGCGACTCCGCCGACGGCACCGCGGGCGGCAAAGAGGTCCGCAAGCTGGACCGGGTGATCATCCGGTTCGCCGGCGACTCGGGTGACGGCATGCAGTTGACGGGCGACCGTTTCACGTCGGAGACGGCGTCCTTCGGCAACGACCTGTCGACGTTGCCGAACTTCCCCGCCGAGATCCGCGCCCCCGCGGGCACCCTGCCGGGTGTCTCCAGCTTCCAGCTCCACTTCGCCGACCACGACATCCTCACCCCGGGCGACGCACCGAACGTCCTGGTCGCGATGAATCCGGCCGCGTTGAAGGCGAACATCGGTGACGTGCCGCGTGGCGCGGAGATCATCGTGAACACGGACGAGTTCTCCAAGCGCGCGATGGCCAAGGTCGGCTACGCGGCGAGCCCGCTGGAGGACGGTTCGCTTGCGGGGTACAGCGTGCACCCGGTGCCGCTGACGACGCTGACGGTGGAGGCGCTGAAGGGGTACGACCTCTCGCGCAAGGACGCGGGCCGCTCGAAGAACATGTTCGCGCTGGGGCTGCTCTCCTGGATGTACCACCGGCCGACCGAGGGCACGGAGAGCTTCCTGCGGACGAAGTTCGCGAAGAAGCCGGAGATCGCCGAGGCGAACCTGACGGCGTTCCGGGCTGGCTGGAACTTCGGCGAGACGACCGAGGACTTCGCCGTCTCCTATGAGGTGGCGCCGGCCGCGTCGGCGTTCCCGACGGGCACGTACCGCAACATCTCGGGGAACCTGGCCCTGTCCTACGGGCTGATCGCCGCGTCCCAACAGGCGGACCTGCCCCTCTACCTGGGCTCGTACCCGATCACTCCGGCCTCGGACATCCTGCACGAGCTGTCACGGCACAAGAACTTCGGCGTCCGCACCTTCCAGGCCGAGGACGAGATCGCGGCGATCGGCGCGGCGCTCGGTGCGGCCTTCGGCGGTTCCCTGGCCGTGACGACGACCTCGGGCCCCGGTGTGGCGCTGAAGTCGGAGACGATCGGCCTCGCGGTCTCGCTCGAACTGCCGTTGCTGGTGGTGGCGATCCAGCGTGGCGGGCCCTCCACGGGGCTGCCCACCAAGACCGAGCAGGCCGACCTTCTCCAGGCGATGTACGGACGCAACGGCGAGGCCCCGGTGCCGATCGTGGCGCCGAGGACGCCGGCCGACTGTTTCGACGCGGCGATCGAGGCGGCACGGATCGCGCTGACCTACCGCACGCCCGTCTTCCTGCTCTCCGACGGCTACCTCGCCAACGGTTCCGAGCCGTGGCGCATCCCCGAGGTCGACGGACTGCCCGACCTGAAGGTGCGGTTCGCCAGCGGCCCCAATCACGAACTGGCCGACGGCACCGAGGTGTTCTGGCCCTACAAGCGTGACCCGCGGACGCTGGCCAGGCCGTGGGCGGTCCCGGGCACGCCCGGTCTTGAACACCGTATCGGCGGCATCGAGAAGCAGGACGGCACGGGCAACATCTCCTACGACCCGGCCAACCACGACTTCATGGTCCGCACCCGCCAGGCCAAGATCGACGGCGTCAAGGTGCCCGACATCGAGGTCGACGACCCGGACGGGGACGCCTCTCTGCTCGTCCTTGGCTGGGGCTCCACCTACGGGCCCATCACCGCGGCCGTACGGCGTCTGCGCGTCGAAGGCCGGACGGTCGCCCAGGCCCATCTGCGCCACCTCAACCCGATGCCGGCCAACCTCGGCGAAGTCCTGAAGCGCTACGACAAGGTCGTCGTCCCCGAGATGAACCTGGGGCAGCTCGCCCGGCTGCTCAGGGCGGAGTACCTCGTCGATGCCCACTCGTACAACCAGGTCAACGGAATGCCGTTCAAGGCCGAGCAGCTCGCGACGGCTCTGAAGGAGGCCATCAATGACTGA
- a CDS encoding ABC transporter permease: MGCGSDEQWGSEGRRIPGPAPVARHPFRGLGLFRSELLTTFRRWRTLALLAVLAAVPVLVGIAVKIETGGGGDAGASGGAGPAFIAQITNNGLFLVFTSIAATLPFFLPMATGVIAGDAVAGEASAGTLRYLLVAPAGRTRLLLTKYVTTVTFCLVATCVVAASALAVGALLFPLGEVTTISGTRISFGEGLGRTLLIVLAVTVSLIGVAALGLFISTLTNSGIAAMATTVGLLITVQIVDTIPQLAAVQPYLFPHYWLSFADLMREPVLWDDLVKNLELQVVYAAVFGSAAWARFTAKDITA, encoded by the coding sequence ATGGGTTGCGGTTCCGACGAGCAGTGGGGCTCCGAGGGCCGGCGGATCCCCGGGCCGGCGCCGGTGGCCCGCCACCCCTTCCGCGGTCTCGGTCTCTTCCGCAGCGAACTGCTCACCACGTTCCGTCGCTGGCGTACCCTCGCGCTCCTCGCCGTACTGGCCGCGGTTCCGGTGCTCGTGGGGATCGCCGTGAAGATCGAGACCGGTGGCGGCGGCGACGCCGGGGCGTCCGGGGGCGCGGGCCCCGCCTTCATCGCGCAGATCACCAACAACGGACTGTTTCTGGTCTTCACCTCGATCGCAGCCACCTTGCCGTTCTTCCTGCCCATGGCGACCGGTGTCATCGCGGGGGACGCCGTCGCGGGGGAGGCGAGCGCGGGCACCCTGCGCTATCTGCTGGTGGCACCGGCGGGGAGGACACGGCTGCTGCTCACCAAGTACGTGACGACGGTGACCTTCTGCCTGGTCGCCACCTGCGTGGTGGCCGCCTCGGCGCTGGCGGTCGGGGCGCTGCTCTTCCCGCTGGGCGAGGTCACCACCATCTCGGGCACGCGGATCAGTTTCGGCGAAGGACTCGGCCGTACGCTGCTCATCGTGCTGGCCGTGACGGTCTCCCTCATCGGGGTGGCGGCGCTCGGGCTCTTCATCTCGACGCTGACGAACAGCGGTATCGCGGCGATGGCCACCACTGTGGGGCTGCTGATCACGGTGCAGATAGTGGACACGATCCCGCAACTGGCCGCGGTCCAGCCCTACCTGTTCCCGCACTACTGGCTGTCGTTCGCCGACCTGATGCGCGAACCGGTCCTCTGGGACGACCTGGTCAAGAACCTCGAACTCCAAGTGGTGTACGCGGCGGTCTTCGGCTCGGCGGCCTGGGCCCGCTTCACGGCGAAGGACATCACGGCTTGA
- a CDS encoding ABC transporter ATP-binding protein: MTAREGAAAADPGAVIETRGLTKRYRGGQLAVEGLDLSVPAGSVFGFLGPNGSGKTTTIRMLMGLIEPTSGSAYVLGREMPGSARAVLPRVGTLIEGPALYGFLNGRANLLRFDAADPTADPRTRHQRVEAALERVGLAAAGKKKARAYSLGMKQRLGLAAALLQPRGLLVLDEPTNGLDPQGMREIRVLVRELASDGTTVFLSSHLLDEIEQVCSHVAVMTRGRLITQGTVAELSGTGHGRVTVTTPDPADALRVLKELAVTGLVVTEDRVTGEPPAATDLAELNAALVAAGVRVRGFGAERTSLEDTYVALTGEGFDVAG, encoded by the coding sequence ATCACAGCGAGGGAGGGCGCCGCCGCCGCGGATCCGGGTGCGGTGATCGAGACGCGTGGACTCACCAAGCGCTACCGAGGCGGCCAGCTCGCCGTCGAAGGACTGGACCTGAGCGTCCCCGCGGGCAGCGTCTTCGGCTTCCTCGGTCCCAACGGCTCGGGCAAGACCACGACCATCCGGATGCTGATGGGGCTGATCGAACCCACCTCGGGCTCGGCCTACGTACTGGGCCGCGAGATGCCCGGCTCCGCACGCGCCGTACTCCCCAGGGTCGGCACGCTCATCGAAGGCCCCGCCCTCTACGGCTTCCTGAACGGAAGGGCCAATCTGCTGCGGTTCGACGCGGCCGATCCGACAGCCGACCCGAGGACCCGGCACCAGCGGGTGGAAGCGGCGCTGGAGCGGGTGGGACTGGCGGCGGCGGGAAAAAAGAAGGCACGGGCCTACTCACTCGGGATGAAACAACGGCTCGGCCTCGCCGCGGCGCTGCTCCAGCCACGCGGGCTGCTCGTCCTCGACGAGCCCACCAACGGCCTCGACCCCCAGGGCATGCGGGAGATCCGGGTCCTCGTCAGGGAGCTGGCCTCGGACGGTACGACCGTCTTCCTCTCCTCACACCTGCTCGACGAGATCGAACAGGTGTGCAGTCATGTGGCGGTGATGACCAGGGGCAGGCTCATCACCCAGGGCACGGTCGCCGAGCTGTCGGGGACGGGCCACGGCCGGGTCACGGTCACCACACCCGACCCCGCCGACGCCCTCCGCGTACTGAAGGAGCTGGCGGTGACCGGGCTCGTCGTCACGGAGGACCGGGTGACGGGCGAACCACCCGCCGCCACCGACCTCGCGGAACTCAACGCGGCCCTGGTGGCGGCGGGTGTCCGCGTACGGGGCTTCGGCGCGGAGCGCACATCGCTGGAAGACACCTATGTGGCGCTCACGGGAGAGGGCTTCGATGTCGCGGGGTGA
- a CDS encoding SDR family oxidoreductase yields MSIVVTGATGHLGRSVIEGLLERVPADRIAAVVRDQGKAADLSGRGVEIRVADYNSPETLKRAFAAGDKVLLISGSEVGQRGPQHRAVIDAAKEAGVALLAYTGVLGGPDADFELAAEHKVTEQAVLDSGLPYVFLRNGWYHENYTRNLAPVLAQGVVVAAAGDGRIASASRADYAAAAVAVLTTEGHEGRAYELSGDVAWNLTEYAAEVSRQSGEAITYSTVPAEQMASILTGAGVPAPMAAILADVDGAIARGLLARTDGDLSRLIGRPTTPIADAIAEGLAGLPAT; encoded by the coding sequence ATGAGCATCGTCGTGACCGGCGCGACCGGGCATCTCGGCCGGTCCGTCATCGAAGGTCTGCTGGAGCGCGTCCCCGCCGACCGGATCGCCGCCGTAGTACGTGACCAGGGGAAGGCCGCGGATCTCTCCGGGCGCGGGGTCGAGATCAGGGTCGCGGACTACAACAGCCCGGAGACCTTGAAGAGGGCCTTCGCCGCGGGGGACAAGGTGCTGCTCATCTCCGGCAGCGAGGTCGGGCAGCGCGGCCCGCAGCACCGTGCTGTGATCGACGCGGCGAAGGAGGCGGGCGTCGCCCTCCTCGCGTACACGGGCGTACTGGGCGGCCCCGACGCCGACTTCGAGCTGGCCGCCGAACACAAGGTGACCGAGCAGGCCGTCCTCGACTCCGGCCTCCCGTACGTCTTCCTGCGCAATGGCTGGTACCACGAGAACTACACGCGGAACCTGGCCCCCGTCCTCGCCCAGGGCGTCGTGGTCGCCGCCGCGGGCGACGGCAGGATCGCCTCGGCCTCACGCGCCGACTACGCCGCCGCCGCTGTCGCCGTCCTCACCACGGAGGGCCACGAGGGCAGGGCGTACGAGCTGAGCGGCGATGTCGCCTGGAACCTCACGGAGTACGCGGCCGAGGTCTCCCGGCAGTCCGGCGAGGCCATCACCTACTCCACCGTGCCCGCCGAGCAGATGGCCTCGATCCTCACCGGGGCCGGTGTGCCCGCGCCGATGGCGGCGATCCTCGCCGATGTGGACGGAGCCATCGCCCGGGGCCTGCTCGCCCGCACCGACGGCGATCTGTCACGCCTCATCGGGCGTCCCACGACCCCGATCGCGGACGCCATCGCGGAAGGACTCGCGGGGCTGCCGGCCACCTGA
- the rarD gene encoding EamA family transporter RarD, translating into MKRAGESRAGLLNGVAAYSLWGIVPLFWPLLKPAGAAEILAHRMVWSLGVVAIALLFTRRWAWAGELLRSPKRLGLITVAAAVITVNWGVYIWAVNSGHVVETSLGYFINPLVTIAMGVLLLKERLRKAQWAAVGIGFASVIVLAVGYGQPPWISLCLAFSFATYGLVKKKLNLGGLESLAAETAVQFLPALAYLLWLGSRGDSTFGSEGAGHGVLLAATGLVTAVPLVCFGAAAIRVPLSTLGLLQYLAPVFQFVLGILYFHEEMPPERWAGFGLVWLALTLLSWDALRTARKNRRAADRLAEMAVARGAAPHGDSASGPESVSPARAVTIPPAGE; encoded by the coding sequence GTGAAGCGGGCTGGAGAGTCAAGGGCGGGGCTGCTCAACGGGGTCGCCGCGTACAGCTTGTGGGGGATCGTGCCGCTGTTCTGGCCCCTCCTGAAGCCGGCGGGGGCGGCCGAGATCCTCGCCCACCGGATGGTCTGGTCACTGGGGGTCGTGGCCATCGCCCTGCTGTTCACCCGCCGCTGGGCCTGGGCGGGCGAACTGCTGCGCAGCCCCAAGCGGCTTGGGCTGATCACCGTGGCGGCGGCCGTCATCACCGTCAACTGGGGCGTCTACATCTGGGCCGTCAACTCCGGCCACGTCGTGGAGACGTCCCTCGGCTACTTCATCAACCCGCTCGTCACCATCGCCATGGGCGTGCTCCTCCTCAAGGAGCGGCTGCGGAAGGCGCAGTGGGCGGCTGTCGGCATCGGCTTCGCCTCGGTGATCGTTCTCGCCGTGGGTTACGGGCAGCCGCCGTGGATCTCCCTCTGCCTCGCCTTCTCCTTCGCCACCTATGGCCTGGTGAAGAAGAAGCTCAACCTGGGCGGCCTCGAATCCCTCGCCGCGGAGACCGCCGTGCAGTTCCTGCCCGCGCTCGCGTATCTGCTGTGGCTCGGTTCACGGGGCGACTCCACCTTCGGCTCGGAGGGCGCGGGGCACGGGGTGCTCCTCGCGGCGACCGGGCTGGTGACGGCCGTGCCGCTGGTCTGTTTCGGCGCCGCCGCGATACGGGTGCCGCTCTCCACTCTCGGGCTCCTCCAGTACCTGGCCCCCGTCTTCCAGTTCGTCCTCGGCATCCTCTACTTCCACGAGGAGATGCCACCCGAGCGATGGGCGGGCTTCGGTCTGGTGTGGCTCGCACTCACGCTGCTGAGCTGGGATGCCCTCCGTACGGCCCGTAAGAACCGACGGGCGGCGGACCGCCTCGCGGAGATGGCCGTAGCGCGGGGGGCCGCACCGCACGGCGATTCCGCTTCCGGCCCGGAGTCCGTGTCCCCCGCGCGGGCCGTGACCATTCCGCCGGCAGGCGAGTAG